In the genome of Brienomyrus brachyistius isolate T26 chromosome 17, BBRACH_0.4, whole genome shotgun sequence, one region contains:
- the rps3 gene encoding 40S ribosomal protein S3, producing the protein MAVQISKKRKFVSDGIFKAELNEFLTRELAEDGYSGVEVRVTPTRTEIIILATRTQNVLGEKGRRIRELTAVVQKRFGFPENSVELYAEKVATRGLCAIAQAESLRYKLLGGLAVRRACYGVLRFIMESGAKGCEVVVSGKLRGQRAKSMKFVDGLMIHSGDPVNYYVDTAVRHVLLRQGVLGIKVKIMLPWDPSGKIGPKKPLPDHVSIVEPKDEVLPTTPMSEQKGAKPEVPVMPQGGPVPTA; encoded by the exons ATGGCGGTGCAGATCTCGAAGAAGAGAAAG TTCGTGTCCGACGGCATCTTTAAGGCCGAGCTGAACGAGTTCCTGACCCGGGAGCTGGCCGAGGACGGCTACTCCGGCGTGGAAGTGAGGGTTACCCCCACCAGGACAGAGATCATCATCCTAGCCACAAG GACCCAGAATGTCCTGGGTGAAAAGGGCCGTCGCATCCGTGAGCTGACCGCTGTTGTCCAGAAGAGGTTTGGCTTCCCTGAAAACAGCGTTGAG CTGTATGCTGAGAAGGTGGCCACGAGGGGGCTGTGTGCCATCGCCCAGGCCGAGTCTCTGCGCTACAAGCTGCTGGGGGGCCTGGCTGTGCGccg GGCCTGCTACGGCGTCCTCCGCTTCATCATGGAGAGCGGGGCCAAGGGCTGTGAGGTGGTTGTGTCTGGCAAGCTCAGGGGCCAGAGGGCCAAGTCCATGAAGTTTGTCGACGGGCTGATGATCCACAGTGGAGACCCCGTGAACTATTACGTGGACACGGCCGTCCGCCACGTCCTGCTCAGGCAGG GTGTGCTGGGCATCAAGGTGAAGATCATGCTGCCTTGGGACCCCAGCGGCAAGATCGGCCCCAAGAAGCCCCTCCCCGACCATGTGAGCATCGTGGAGCCCAAGGACGAGGTTCTCCCCACCACCCCCATGTCAGAGCAGAAGGGGGCCAAGCCAGAGGTCCCAGTCATGCCCCAGGGAGGCCCAGTACCAACCGCGTAA
- the kctd14 gene encoding BTB/POZ domain-containing protein KCTD14, which translates to MSLPDYRSSGKQSTPGVQLHSPIVQLNIGGRLYSTFLSTLRQCPGSKLADMFSGSPKLRTDAEGRHFIDRDGTHFGQILDFLRSETLPSENVWEVYREALFYDLKPLVKQLEESAPLFGEMVARQQFLARVPNYKENLEVIIRIARAEAMASRHSDVIICILRTEEDVTRYNNAVNDLDANKESVVRFGPWKSSPTVGDLLDCIRKDIEAKGYKISFKPHSAEKGFVFKSYDFFHKLTFTWW; encoded by the exons ATGAGTCTTCCTGATTACCGGTCCTCCGGAAAACAGTCCACTCCCGGCGTTCAGCTG CATTCGCCGATCGTGCAGCTGAACATCGGCGGGAGACTGTACAGCACGTTCCTGAGCACTCTCCGGCAGTGTCCCGGCTCCAAGCTGGCGGACATGTTCAGCGGCTCACCCAAGCTGCGCACAGACGCCGAGGGCCGCCACTTCATCGACAGGGACGGCACGCACTTCGGGCAGATCCTAGATTTCCTGCGCTCAGAGACGCTGCCCTCGGAGAACGTGTGGGAGGTGTACAGGGAGGCCCTCTTCTATGACTTGAAGCCCCTGGTCAAGCAGCTGGAGGAGTCGGCCCCGCTTTTTGGGGAGATGGTGGCCAGGCAGCAGTTCCTTGCCAGGGTACCTAACTACAAGGAGAACCTGGAGGTGATCATCAGGATCGCCCGTGCTGAGGCTATGGCATCCCGCCactctgatgtcatcatctGCATTCTGAGGACGGAGGAGGACGTGACCAGGTACAACAACGCCGTCAATGACTTGGATGCCAACAAGGAGTCGGTGGTAAGATTTGGGCCATGGAAGTCCTCACCCACTGTCGGAGACCTTCTGGACTGTATCAGAAAGGACATCGAGGCCAAAGGCTACAAGATTAGTTTTAAACCCCACAGTGCAGAGAAGGGCTTCGTTTTTAAGAGTTATGACTTTTTCCACAAATTAACTTTCACATGGTGGTAA
- the ints4 gene encoding integrator complex subunit 4 isoform X2, protein MAAHLKKRVYEEFSKVVQHSHEEAPTKKLRLSKPSKSAALHIDLCKASSPTDALQYLLQFARKPVEADSVEGVVRILLEHYYKETDSSVRLKIASLLGLLSKTQGFSSDCIVDDVINTLNSEKSHQVLAQLLDTLLVIGTQLPEGVNVRLRLIDVACKHLADTYFGVRNKCLQLLGCLGPVDKPPAREGEGGAVGVASRDVQGIISDYFGDQDPRVRTAAIKAMLQLHERGMKLQQTVYSQACKLLSDDYEQVRSVAVQMVWVLSQLYPESIVPIPSSNEEIRLVDDSFGKISHMVSDGSWVVRVQAAKILGSMQQVSPHFLEQTLDKKLMSDLRRKRTAHERAKELYSSGEFSSGRKWADDAPKEKVDTTAVNLMDSGACGAFVHGLEDEMYEVRIAAVEALCALAQSSPSFAEKCLDFLVDMFNDEIEEVRLQSIHVLRQISTHITLREDQLDTVLAVLEDSSRDIREALHELLCCTNVSTKECIQLALLELLKNLAKYPTDRNSIWKCLKFLGVRHPTLVLPIVPELLNTHPYFDTPEPDMDDPAYIAVLVLVFNAAQSCPTMTALFSDHTLRHYAYLRDSLSHLVPQLRLPGRKLTCSAELSGPASSVESAQRFLKESLSRVCGLQHLDTRGAQALLEFTIRDLQRLGELQMELAGAADFSATYLHCQLLLTKALQEKLWSVAVPLYLKQNAMATAAAKQILEETYKLEFLYGGLESQQVAIIHHMRLQAKALQLVLMARTRKGVEPLLGVCEKFLQEVEAFQRLFIAELPHLQDSFVEKLLELMPRLVASKPADLMKILQTTLRQSGFLQLKLPEQIHRATATIIEPTGESDNPLRFTSGLVVALDIDATLEHVQDPQTTVKVQVLYPDGHSHIIHPKPADFRNPGPGRHRLITQVYLSHSAWTEPCQIEVKLLLAYGSSSGPGSSRSPWSESTEGLQSTESAIEGTIPLSKAVKVFIMPKPARR, encoded by the exons ATGGCAGCACATTTGAAAAAGCGGGTGTACGAGGAATTCTCAAAAGTTGTTCAG CACTCCCATGAAGAAGCCCCCACCAAGAAGCTCCGCCTCAGCAAGCCCAGCAAATCGGCAGCCCTGCACATCGACCTGTGCAAGGCCAGCTCTCCCACCGACGCCCTGCAGTATCTGCTGCAGTTCGCCCGCAAGCCCGTGGAGGCAGACAGCGTGGAGGGCGTGGTGCGCATCCTGCTGGAGCATTACTACAAG GAGACGGACAGCTCCGTCAGGCTGAAGATCGCCTCCCTGCTCGGCCTGCTGTCTAAAACGCAGGGCTTCTCCTCCGACTGCATCGTCGATGATGTCATTAACACACTTAACAGTGAAA AATCCCACCAGGTGCTGGCACAACTGCTGGACACACTGCTGGTCATCGGGACCCAGCTCCCTGAAGGTGTCAACGTCAGACTCAGACTGATCGACGTGGCTTGCAAG CATCTGGCTGACACATACTTCGGGGTGAGGAACAAGTGCCTTCAGCTGCTGGGATGCCTGGGTCCGGTGGACAAGCCCCCAGCTAGGGAGGGTGAGGGTGGGGCAGTGGGCGTGGCCTCCAGGGACGTGCAGGGCATCATCAGTGACTACTTCGGGGACCAGGACCCCAGGGTTCGCACCGCAGCCATCAAAGCCATG ctgcagctgcatgagaGAGGGATGAAATTACAGCAGACCGTGTACAGCCAG GCCTGCAAGCTGCTCTCCGATGACTATGAGCAGGTCCGCTCTGTGGCCGTGCAGATGGTTTGGGTGCTGAGCCAGCTCTACCCCGAGAG CATCGTCCCAATCCCCTCGTCCAATGAAGAAATCCGACTGGTGGACGACTCGTTTGGAAAGATCAGTCACATGGTCAGCGACGGCTCATGGGTGGTCAGGGTCCAGGCTGCAAAAATACTG GGTTCGATGCAGCAGGTGAGTCCACATTTTTTGGAGCAGACGCTGGACAAGAAACTGATGTCAGACCTCAGG AGGAAGCGGACGGCCCACGAGAGAGCCAAGGAGCTATACAGCTCCGGCGAGTTCTCCTCGGGCAGGAAGTGGGCAGACGACGCCCCCAAGGAGAAGGTGGACACCACGGCGGTGAACTTGATGGACTCGGGGGCGTGCGGGGCGTTCGTGCACGGCCTGGAGGACGAGATGTACG AGGTCCGCATTGCGGCGGTTGAAGCCCTGTGTGCACTGGCCCAGTCCTCGCCCAGCTTTGCGGAAAAGTGCCTGGACTTCCTGGTGGACATGTTCAATGACGAGATCGAGGAGGTGCGTCTGCAGTCCATCCATGTCCTGCGGCAGATCTCCACCCatatcaccctcagggaagaCCAGCTGGACACGGTCCTGGCTGTGCTGGAG GACTCCTCACGGGACATCAGGGAGGCTCTTCACGAGCTGCTATGCTGCACCAACGTCTCCACCAAGGAGTGCATCCAGCTGGCTTTGCTGGAGCTGCTGAAGAACCTGGCCAAGTACCCCACCGACCGCAACTCCATCTGGAA GTGTCTGAAGTTTTTGGGGGTACGACACCCAACCTTGGTCCTGCCCATCGTCCCTGAGCTGCTGAACACGCATCCATACTTCGACACCCCCGAGCCTGACATGGACGACCCAGCCT ACATAGCGGTGCTCGTGTTAGTGTTCAACGCGGCGCAGTCCTGCCCCACCATGACGGCCCTGTTCTCAGACCATACCCTCAGACACTACGCCTACCTGCGTGACAGCCTCTCGCATCTGGTGCCACAGCTCAGG CTGCCGGGCCGGAAGCTGACATGCAGCGCGGAACTGAGCGGTCCTGCGTCCAGCGTGGAGTCGGCCCAGCGCTTCCTGAAGGAGAGCCTGTCCAGGGTGTGTGGCCTGCAGCACCTGGACACACGAGGGGCCCAAGCCCTGCTGGAGTTCACCATCAG AGACCTGCAGAGGCTGGGGGAGCTGCAGATGGAGCTGGCCGGGGCAGCGGACTTCTCTGCCACCTACCTGCACTGTCAGCTGCTGCTCACGAAA GCTCTGCAGGAGAAGCTGTGGAGCGTGGCTGTCCCACTTTACCTGAAACAAAACGCTATGGCAACCGCAGCTGCCAAACAG ATCCTGGAGGAGACGTACAAGCTGGAGTTCCTCTACGGCGGTCTGGAGAGCCAGCAGGTGGCCATCATCCACCACATGCGGCTGCAGGCCAAGGCTCTGCAGCTAGTGCTCATGGCACGGACTCGCAAGGG GGTGGAGCCTCTCCTAGGTGTCTGTGAGAAGTTTCTTCAAGAAGTGGAGGCTTTTCAGAG GCTCTTCATTGCAGAGCTTCCGCACCTCCAGGACAGCTTTGTGGAGAAGCTGCTGGAGCTGATGCCTAGGCTTGTGGCCTCCAAGCCCGCGGACCTCATGAAGATCCTGCAGACTACTCTGAGACAGAGCGGATTCCTGCAGCTCAAGCTGCCTGAGCAG ATCCACCGTGCGACAGCGACCATAATCGAACCCACGGGAGAATCAGACAATCCGCTGCGGTTCACCTCTGGGCTGGTGGTGGCCCTGGACATCGACGCCACCTTGGAGCACGTGCAGGATCCCCAGACCACAGTCAAAGTTCAG GTGTTGTACCCCGATGGACATTCGCATATTATTCATCCCAAGCCCGCAGACTTCCGGAATCCAGGTCCCGGAAGGCACCGGCTCATCACACAGGTGTATCTGTCCCACTCCGCCTGGACAG AGCCGTGCCAGATCGAGGTCAAGCTGCTGTTGGCATACGGCTCCAGTTCAGGGCCCGGCTCCAGCAGGAGCCCCTGGAGTGAGAGCACGGAGGGCCTCCAGTCCACAGAGAGCGCCATCGAGGGCACCATCCCCTTGAGCAAAGCCGTTAAGGTGTTCATTATGCCCAAGCCAGCACGCCGCTGA
- the ints4 gene encoding integrator complex subunit 4 isoform X1, translating to MAAHLKKRVYEEFSKVVQQHSHEEAPTKKLRLSKPSKSAALHIDLCKASSPTDALQYLLQFARKPVEADSVEGVVRILLEHYYKETDSSVRLKIASLLGLLSKTQGFSSDCIVDDVINTLNSEKSHQVLAQLLDTLLVIGTQLPEGVNVRLRLIDVACKHLADTYFGVRNKCLQLLGCLGPVDKPPAREGEGGAVGVASRDVQGIISDYFGDQDPRVRTAAIKAMLQLHERGMKLQQTVYSQACKLLSDDYEQVRSVAVQMVWVLSQLYPESIVPIPSSNEEIRLVDDSFGKISHMVSDGSWVVRVQAAKILGSMQQVSPHFLEQTLDKKLMSDLRRKRTAHERAKELYSSGEFSSGRKWADDAPKEKVDTTAVNLMDSGACGAFVHGLEDEMYEVRIAAVEALCALAQSSPSFAEKCLDFLVDMFNDEIEEVRLQSIHVLRQISTHITLREDQLDTVLAVLEDSSRDIREALHELLCCTNVSTKECIQLALLELLKNLAKYPTDRNSIWKCLKFLGVRHPTLVLPIVPELLNTHPYFDTPEPDMDDPAYIAVLVLVFNAAQSCPTMTALFSDHTLRHYAYLRDSLSHLVPQLRLPGRKLTCSAELSGPASSVESAQRFLKESLSRVCGLQHLDTRGAQALLEFTIRDLQRLGELQMELAGAADFSATYLHCQLLLTKALQEKLWSVAVPLYLKQNAMATAAAKQILEETYKLEFLYGGLESQQVAIIHHMRLQAKALQLVLMARTRKGVEPLLGVCEKFLQEVEAFQRLFIAELPHLQDSFVEKLLELMPRLVASKPADLMKILQTTLRQSGFLQLKLPEQIHRATATIIEPTGESDNPLRFTSGLVVALDIDATLEHVQDPQTTVKVQVLYPDGHSHIIHPKPADFRNPGPGRHRLITQVYLSHSAWTEPCQIEVKLLLAYGSSSGPGSSRSPWSESTEGLQSTESAIEGTIPLSKAVKVFIMPKPARR from the exons ATGGCAGCACATTTGAAAAAGCGGGTGTACGAGGAATTCTCAAAAGTTGTTCAG CAGCACTCCCATGAAGAAGCCCCCACCAAGAAGCTCCGCCTCAGCAAGCCCAGCAAATCGGCAGCCCTGCACATCGACCTGTGCAAGGCCAGCTCTCCCACCGACGCCCTGCAGTATCTGCTGCAGTTCGCCCGCAAGCCCGTGGAGGCAGACAGCGTGGAGGGCGTGGTGCGCATCCTGCTGGAGCATTACTACAAG GAGACGGACAGCTCCGTCAGGCTGAAGATCGCCTCCCTGCTCGGCCTGCTGTCTAAAACGCAGGGCTTCTCCTCCGACTGCATCGTCGATGATGTCATTAACACACTTAACAGTGAAA AATCCCACCAGGTGCTGGCACAACTGCTGGACACACTGCTGGTCATCGGGACCCAGCTCCCTGAAGGTGTCAACGTCAGACTCAGACTGATCGACGTGGCTTGCAAG CATCTGGCTGACACATACTTCGGGGTGAGGAACAAGTGCCTTCAGCTGCTGGGATGCCTGGGTCCGGTGGACAAGCCCCCAGCTAGGGAGGGTGAGGGTGGGGCAGTGGGCGTGGCCTCCAGGGACGTGCAGGGCATCATCAGTGACTACTTCGGGGACCAGGACCCCAGGGTTCGCACCGCAGCCATCAAAGCCATG ctgcagctgcatgagaGAGGGATGAAATTACAGCAGACCGTGTACAGCCAG GCCTGCAAGCTGCTCTCCGATGACTATGAGCAGGTCCGCTCTGTGGCCGTGCAGATGGTTTGGGTGCTGAGCCAGCTCTACCCCGAGAG CATCGTCCCAATCCCCTCGTCCAATGAAGAAATCCGACTGGTGGACGACTCGTTTGGAAAGATCAGTCACATGGTCAGCGACGGCTCATGGGTGGTCAGGGTCCAGGCTGCAAAAATACTG GGTTCGATGCAGCAGGTGAGTCCACATTTTTTGGAGCAGACGCTGGACAAGAAACTGATGTCAGACCTCAGG AGGAAGCGGACGGCCCACGAGAGAGCCAAGGAGCTATACAGCTCCGGCGAGTTCTCCTCGGGCAGGAAGTGGGCAGACGACGCCCCCAAGGAGAAGGTGGACACCACGGCGGTGAACTTGATGGACTCGGGGGCGTGCGGGGCGTTCGTGCACGGCCTGGAGGACGAGATGTACG AGGTCCGCATTGCGGCGGTTGAAGCCCTGTGTGCACTGGCCCAGTCCTCGCCCAGCTTTGCGGAAAAGTGCCTGGACTTCCTGGTGGACATGTTCAATGACGAGATCGAGGAGGTGCGTCTGCAGTCCATCCATGTCCTGCGGCAGATCTCCACCCatatcaccctcagggaagaCCAGCTGGACACGGTCCTGGCTGTGCTGGAG GACTCCTCACGGGACATCAGGGAGGCTCTTCACGAGCTGCTATGCTGCACCAACGTCTCCACCAAGGAGTGCATCCAGCTGGCTTTGCTGGAGCTGCTGAAGAACCTGGCCAAGTACCCCACCGACCGCAACTCCATCTGGAA GTGTCTGAAGTTTTTGGGGGTACGACACCCAACCTTGGTCCTGCCCATCGTCCCTGAGCTGCTGAACACGCATCCATACTTCGACACCCCCGAGCCTGACATGGACGACCCAGCCT ACATAGCGGTGCTCGTGTTAGTGTTCAACGCGGCGCAGTCCTGCCCCACCATGACGGCCCTGTTCTCAGACCATACCCTCAGACACTACGCCTACCTGCGTGACAGCCTCTCGCATCTGGTGCCACAGCTCAGG CTGCCGGGCCGGAAGCTGACATGCAGCGCGGAACTGAGCGGTCCTGCGTCCAGCGTGGAGTCGGCCCAGCGCTTCCTGAAGGAGAGCCTGTCCAGGGTGTGTGGCCTGCAGCACCTGGACACACGAGGGGCCCAAGCCCTGCTGGAGTTCACCATCAG AGACCTGCAGAGGCTGGGGGAGCTGCAGATGGAGCTGGCCGGGGCAGCGGACTTCTCTGCCACCTACCTGCACTGTCAGCTGCTGCTCACGAAA GCTCTGCAGGAGAAGCTGTGGAGCGTGGCTGTCCCACTTTACCTGAAACAAAACGCTATGGCAACCGCAGCTGCCAAACAG ATCCTGGAGGAGACGTACAAGCTGGAGTTCCTCTACGGCGGTCTGGAGAGCCAGCAGGTGGCCATCATCCACCACATGCGGCTGCAGGCCAAGGCTCTGCAGCTAGTGCTCATGGCACGGACTCGCAAGGG GGTGGAGCCTCTCCTAGGTGTCTGTGAGAAGTTTCTTCAAGAAGTGGAGGCTTTTCAGAG GCTCTTCATTGCAGAGCTTCCGCACCTCCAGGACAGCTTTGTGGAGAAGCTGCTGGAGCTGATGCCTAGGCTTGTGGCCTCCAAGCCCGCGGACCTCATGAAGATCCTGCAGACTACTCTGAGACAGAGCGGATTCCTGCAGCTCAAGCTGCCTGAGCAG ATCCACCGTGCGACAGCGACCATAATCGAACCCACGGGAGAATCAGACAATCCGCTGCGGTTCACCTCTGGGCTGGTGGTGGCCCTGGACATCGACGCCACCTTGGAGCACGTGCAGGATCCCCAGACCACAGTCAAAGTTCAG GTGTTGTACCCCGATGGACATTCGCATATTATTCATCCCAAGCCCGCAGACTTCCGGAATCCAGGTCCCGGAAGGCACCGGCTCATCACACAGGTGTATCTGTCCCACTCCGCCTGGACAG AGCCGTGCCAGATCGAGGTCAAGCTGCTGTTGGCATACGGCTCCAGTTCAGGGCCCGGCTCCAGCAGGAGCCCCTGGAGTGAGAGCACGGAGGGCCTCCAGTCCACAGAGAGCGCCATCGAGGGCACCATCCCCTTGAGCAAAGCCGTTAAGGTGTTCATTATGCCCAAGCCAGCACGCCGCTGA
- the aamdc gene encoding mth938 domain-containing protein: MASPEIASLSWGHMKVKGCSSSYKDCKVWPGGSRTWDWRETGTDHYPGVQPSDLEEVLRKGVDTLVIGRGMSEALQVPPATVDYVKKQGVDVVVLQTEKAVREYNSLAGKGAKVGGVFHSTC; encoded by the exons ATGGCTTCCCCAGAGATCGCATCCCTGTCCTGGGGTCACATGAAGGTTAAAGGATGCTCCTCCTCCTACAAAGACTGCAAAGTCTGGCCCGGGGGAAGTAGGACCTGGGACTGGAGAGAGACTGGAACTGAT CATTATCCAGGAGTTCAGCCTTCTGACCTGGAGGAGGTGCTAAGGAAGGGGGTGGACACTTTGGTCATTGGGAGGGGTATGAGCGAAGCTCTGCAG GTACCTCCTGCCACTGTAGACTACGTGAAGAAGCAGGGGGTAGATGTGGTGGTACTTCAGACTGAAAAGGCTGTGAGAGAGTACAACTCCCTGGCTGGGAAGGGAGCCAAGGTGGGCGGGGTCTTCCATTCTACCTGCTGA